The proteins below come from a single Peromyscus leucopus breed LL Stock chromosome 13, UCI_PerLeu_2.1, whole genome shotgun sequence genomic window:
- the LOC114705048 gene encoding DNA-directed RNA polymerases I, II, and III subunit RPABC4-like, with protein sequence MDTQKDVQLPKQQPMIYICGECHTENEIKSRNPVRYRECGYRILCKKRTKILVVFDARCKVTGGFLIWRGANDTGAEKHLSKPAWFKSPRVSPRDHRISVTPISR encoded by the exons ATGGACACCCAGAAAGACGTTCAACTCCCAAAGCAGCAGCCAATGATATATATTTGTGGGGAGTGTCacactgaaaatgaaataaagtccaggaatccagtcagaTACAGAGAATGTGGATACAGAATACTGTGCAAGAAAAGGACTAAAATATTGGTAGTTTTTGATGCTCGATGCAAA GTGACAGGTGGCTTCCTGATCTGGAGGGGAGCCAACGACACAGGAGCAGAGAAGCACCTGAGCAAGCCGGCTTGGTTTAAGTCTCCCAGGGTATCACCGCGAGATCACAGAATCTCTGTCACTCCTATTTCACGGTGA